The following proteins are encoded in a genomic region of Plasmodium reichenowi strain SY57 chromosome Unknown, whole genome shotgun sequence:
- a CDS encoding early transcribed membrane protein 8 has product MKVSIFFAFVIFMFVLNLFSPCTCKKDYGKEWVKDKLSLVNSKLGKYDKKKKIALISGAAIGALALISLIGGIYITKGRKSSIWHNSELNDTLYDVVLETVNQGNTDVKFAFQRGVKLDDAVPSEATFKKYLKQNIKDRNLNLTWQQEQELYRMLPYIRFNVERLAAFLR; this is encoded by the coding sequence ttatttttatgtttgTTTTGAATTTATTTTCCCCTTGTACATGTAAAAAGGATTATGGGAAAGAATGGGTTAAGGATAAATTAAGTTTAGTAAATTCAAAATTAGGgaaatatgataaaaaaaagaaaattgCTCTTATATCAGGAGCAGCTATAGGAGCCTTAGCATTAATATCACTTATAGGAGgtatttatataactaAAGGAAGAAAAAGTTCAATATGGCATAATTCAGAATTAAATGATACACTTTATGATGTTGTTCTTGAAACAGTGAATCAAGGAAATACAGATGTAAAGTTTGCTTTTCAAAGAGGAGTAAAACTAGATGATGCTGTTCCTAGTGAGGcaacatttaaaaaatatttaaaacaaaatattaaagaTCGCAATTTAAATTTAACATGGCAACAAGAACAGGAATTATATAGAATGCTTCCTTATATTCGCTTTAATGTCGAAAGACTAGCTGCATTTCTTAGATGA